One Oenanthe melanoleuca isolate GR-GAL-2019-014 chromosome 3, OMel1.0, whole genome shotgun sequence DNA segment encodes these proteins:
- the FBXO25 gene encoding F-box only protein 25 isoform X2, producing MPFLGQDWRSPGWRWVKTEDGWKRCEPFRPALEDGNNQLNDISHSVIISGDGESEEVYNTEDCEFAAKKRKKDHFRSNTDSQCFYREKWIYVHKESTKERHGYCTLGEAFNRLDFSSAIQDIRRFNYVVKLLQLIAKSQLTSLSGAAQKNYFNILDKIVQKVMEDQYNPRLIKDLLQDLSSTLCILIRGVGKSVLVGNINIWICRLETILLWQQQLKNLQMNKQVNNGLTLSDLPLHMLNNILYRFSDGWDIITLGQVTPTLYMLSEDRQLWKKLCQYHFAEKQFCRHLIPSEKGHIDWKLMYFALQKYYPIKEQYGDTLHFCRHCSILFWKDTGHPCTASDPNTCLMPVSPQHFIDLFKF from the exons ATGCCGTTTTTGGGCCAAGACTGGAGATCCCCTGGATGGAGATGGGTTAAAACAGAAGATGGATGGAAAAGATGTGAACCCTTTAGACCTGCACTTGAGGATGGGAATAATCAGCTGAATGATATCAGCCACAGTGT tatcatATCTGGGGATGGTGAGAGTGAAGAAGTGTACAATACTGAAGACTGTGAGTTTGCAgccaagaaaaggaaaaaagatcatTTTAGGAGTAACACAGACTCACAAT gtttttatCGTGAAAAGTGGATTTATGTTCATAAAGAAAGCACCAAGGAA agACATGGCTATTGCACCTTGGGAGAAGCCTTTAACCGCTTAGACTTTTCAAGTGCAATTCAGGACATCAGGAGGTTCAATTATGTGGTCAAA CTTTTGCAGTTAATTGCAAAATCCCAGTTAACTTCACTGAGTGGTGCAGCACAGAAGAACTACTTTAACATTTTGGACAAAATTGTGCAGAAGG ttATGGAAGACCAATATAATCCACGATTGATCAAAGATCTTCTACAGGATCTGAGTTCTACTCTTTGCATACTGATTAGGGGAGTAGGAAAATCTGTGTTGGTAGGCAACATCAATATTTGGATTTGCCGTTTAGAAACTATCCTTCTGTGGcaacaacaattaaaaaatcttCAGATGAACAAG CAAGTCAACAATGGACTTACACTTAGCGATCTCCCTCTCCATATGCTGAATAACATCTTATACAGGTTCTCTGATGGCTGGGACATTATCACTCTGGGTCAAGTGACCCCAACTTTGTACATGCTTAGTGAAGACAGACAGTTGTGGAAAAAACTCTGCCAGTACCATTTTGCAGAAAAGCAG TTTTGTAGGCATTTGATTCCGTCAGAGAAAGGTCACATTGACTGGAAGCTGATGTACTTTGCACTTCAGAAATATTACCCAATAAAGGAACAGTACGGGGACACCTTGCATTTCTGTCGACACTGTAGTATTCTGTTTTGGAAG GATACAGGACACCCCTGCACAGCCAGTGATCCAAACACCTGTCTCATGCCAGTATCTCCTCAGCATTTCATTGATCTCTTCAAATTTTGA
- the FBXO25 gene encoding F-box only protein 25 isoform X1: MPFLGQDWRSPGWRWVKTEDGWKRCEPFRPALEDGNNQLNDISHSVIISGDGESEEVYNTEDCEFAAKKRKKDHFRSNTDSQCFYREKWIYVHKESTKERHGYCTLGEAFNRLDFSSAIQDIRRFNYVVKLLQLIAKSQLTSLSGAAQKNYFNILDKIVQKVMEDQYNPRLIKDLLQDLSSTLCILIRGVGKSVLVGNINIWICRLETILLWQQQLKNLQMNKQVNNGLTLSDLPLHMLNNILYRFSDGWDIITLGQVTPTLYMLSEDRQLWKKLCQYHFAEKQFCRHLIPSEKGHIDWKLMYFALQKYYPIKEQYGDTLHFCRHCSILFWKDYHLALLLQDTGHPCTASDPNTCLMPVSPQHFIDLFKF, encoded by the exons ATGCCGTTTTTGGGCCAAGACTGGAGATCCCCTGGATGGAGATGGGTTAAAACAGAAGATGGATGGAAAAGATGTGAACCCTTTAGACCTGCACTTGAGGATGGGAATAATCAGCTGAATGATATCAGCCACAGTGT tatcatATCTGGGGATGGTGAGAGTGAAGAAGTGTACAATACTGAAGACTGTGAGTTTGCAgccaagaaaaggaaaaaagatcatTTTAGGAGTAACACAGACTCACAAT gtttttatCGTGAAAAGTGGATTTATGTTCATAAAGAAAGCACCAAGGAA agACATGGCTATTGCACCTTGGGAGAAGCCTTTAACCGCTTAGACTTTTCAAGTGCAATTCAGGACATCAGGAGGTTCAATTATGTGGTCAAA CTTTTGCAGTTAATTGCAAAATCCCAGTTAACTTCACTGAGTGGTGCAGCACAGAAGAACTACTTTAACATTTTGGACAAAATTGTGCAGAAGG ttATGGAAGACCAATATAATCCACGATTGATCAAAGATCTTCTACAGGATCTGAGTTCTACTCTTTGCATACTGATTAGGGGAGTAGGAAAATCTGTGTTGGTAGGCAACATCAATATTTGGATTTGCCGTTTAGAAACTATCCTTCTGTGGcaacaacaattaaaaaatcttCAGATGAACAAG CAAGTCAACAATGGACTTACACTTAGCGATCTCCCTCTCCATATGCTGAATAACATCTTATACAGGTTCTCTGATGGCTGGGACATTATCACTCTGGGTCAAGTGACCCCAACTTTGTACATGCTTAGTGAAGACAGACAGTTGTGGAAAAAACTCTGCCAGTACCATTTTGCAGAAAAGCAG TTTTGTAGGCATTTGATTCCGTCAGAGAAAGGTCACATTGACTGGAAGCTGATGTACTTTGCACTTCAGAAATATTACCCAATAAAGGAACAGTACGGGGACACCTTGCATTTCTGTCGACACTGTAGTATTCTGTTTTGGAAG GACTACCACCTTGCTTTGTTACTCCAG GATACAGGACACCCCTGCACAGCCAGTGATCCAAACACCTGTCTCATGCCAGTATCTCCTCAGCATTTCATTGATCTCTTCAAATTTTGA